In Anaeromicrobium sediminis, the DNA window TATTAATAGGTGGTTGTAGTAAAAAAGAAGAAAATGCAAATTCTGAAAACACAGTGAAAGATGAAAAGGTAAAAATAGCTGTATCTATAATTCCTCAAGAAACCTTTGTAAAAGCAGTAGGTAAAGATTTAGTAGAGGTAACTACTATGATACCTCCAGGACATAGCCCTGCTAATTATGAACCTACGCCTAAGGAAATGATAGGTCTTAGTAATGCCAGTATGTATTTTGCCATAGGTGTACCTACTGAAAAGGCTAACATATTAACTAGGCTAGAGGATTTAAACGAAGATATTAAAATTATTAATTTACAAGATGAAGTTGGAAAGGTATATGAACATAGAAACTTTAGTGAGGAAGAGGAACATGACCATGAAAGTCATGAAGAAGAGGGTGTACATGAAGACCATGGCCATGAAAGTCATGAAGAAGAAGGCACACATAAAGACCATGGCCATGAAAGTCATGAAGAAGAAGGCACACATGAAGACCATGACCATGAAAGTCATGAAGAAGAGGGAACACATGAAGATCATAACCATGAAGGGGTAGACCCTCATATATGGTTATCTCCAAAGAGAGTTAAAATTATGGTAAATACCATAAAGGATAATTTAATAGAAGTAGATCCACAAAATAAAAATATATATGAAGAAAATGCTAAATCCTATATTGAAAAACTAGATAAAGTGGATAAGGAAATAAAAGAAAGTTTAAAGGGAACAGAAGAAAAATCATTCATCATATATCATCCTTCCTTTGGTTATTTTGCAGATGATTATAATTTAAATATGATAACTATAGAAGAAAATGGAAAAGAAGCTACAGCTAAGAGATTAAAGAAAATTATAGATCATGC includes these proteins:
- a CDS encoding metal ABC transporter solute-binding protein, Zn/Mn family — protein: MKYNKYIVLSLILTTLLLIGGCSKKEENANSENTVKDEKVKIAVSIIPQETFVKAVGKDLVEVTTMIPPGHSPANYEPTPKEMIGLSNASMYFAIGVPTEKANILTRLEDLNEDIKIINLQDEVGKVYEHRNFSEEEEHDHESHEEEGVHEDHGHESHEEEGTHKDHGHESHEEEGTHEDHDHESHEEEGTHEDHNHEGVDPHIWLSPKRVKIMVNTIKDNLIEVDPQNKNIYEENAKSYIEKLDKVDKEIKESLKGTEEKSFIIYHPSFGYFADDYNLNMITIEENGKEATAKRLKKIIDHAKDENIKFIFYQEEFHSEQAETIGKEIGAEVIEVSPLAPNYIDNMRNMAEKFNRGLN